A stretch of the Syntrophorhabdales bacterium genome encodes the following:
- a CDS encoding cupin domain-containing protein yields MKRVSFLCTFFALCVLCPALFGQGEKSGTEKNREAQASTDIMKYVRKVDFAAIERSRPGDRITQVLFDRSSGAKTCRIECIKTPAGGGSPEGLHTHLVDQIFYILKGTMTVEINGIEYEAGPGTLVIFPAGVAHRNWNRGSEPTVHLSFIVPMPQSDLPFATRVKP; encoded by the coding sequence GTGTTCTTTGTCCAGCTCTCTTCGGCCAGGGAGAGAAAAGCGGAACAGAAAAAAATAGAGAAGCACAGGCCAGTACCGATATCATGAAGTACGTGCGTAAAGTTGATTTCGCCGCAATCGAGAGGAGCAGACCCGGAGATCGCATCACTCAGGTGCTCTTCGATCGCAGCTCGGGTGCGAAGACCTGCAGAATCGAATGCATCAAGACACCTGCCGGTGGCGGTTCTCCCGAAGGCCTTCACACGCACCTGGTCGACCAGATCTTTTATATCCTCAAGGGCACCATGACCGTCGAGATCAACGGCATCGAATATGAGGCCGGCCCCGGAACGCTGGTTATTTTCCCGGCTGGCGTAGCGCACCGCAACTGGAATAGAGGCAGCGAGCCGACCGTACACCTGTCATTCATTGTGCCAATGCCTCAGTCTGATCTGCCTTTTGCCACGCGGGTGAAGCCTTGA